The Deltaproteobacteria bacterium nucleotide sequence GAGGCAAGCCCGCCTAGAAAAGCTCATGGACAAACATAACGAGGGTCGCCTCACTCAAGGGGAAAGGCGCGAATTGCAGCACCTTTCATCAGAGGTTGACCAACTCTTGCTTACAAATTCCCAAGCTTTGGCACGTGCCTTACGACCAGAGCTTTTTGATGAACGTGGAAAGCCGATCAGGAAACGTTTTCAACGCGCCGTGCGTGAGCCATCGGTCAGATCTGCTACGAAACACCAGGAGGCCAGACAAGGGTGACCGCCCGCGTTCCCTCCCGAGTAACCACTCTCGTCAAAGCGCGAGCCGCAGGACGGTGTGAATACTGCCATGCACCGCAAATCGTCATCGGCCAAACATTCCATATCGATCACATTCTGCCCTACTCTCTTGATGGTCAACCCGTTGCTGAGAATTTGTGTCTCGCTTGTTCTCATTGCAATCTCGCGAAGGGAGATCGAGTCAAGGCTCTCGATCCGCTTTCACGAAAACAAGTACCGCTTTACAATCCCCGAACAAACATTTGGGAAGATCATTTTCGCTGGAGCCCAAATTGGACAAGACTGCTAGGACGCACGGCGATTGGTCGAGCAACCGTGGTGGCCCTTGATATGAACGCAAAGATTTTACAAATGGCACGGCCTTTTTGGCGTGTGGCAGGATTGCTCCCATGAAAGCCCACGGTTGAGAACAGGCAGCGTGGTCACGTATAGTGATCGTGATGTCCAAACAGATGTACGGCTGGAAACGGTTTTGGTGTCCGAGAGAAGCTTCGATAAATCTTTCTGATGGGGGCTACTTATATGATCCGGACTCAGAGTGGGGTCGGGTTTATAACCCCAATGTGGTCTCCTTCGATTCAATTGCTCAGATTCCATGCCTCATTCTGCTTGGTGAGCCCGGCATTGGTAAAAGCCATGCCTTAAAGGCAGAAATTGAAACGGTTAAGATCAAGAGCAAGCAAGAAGGCGATGAAGTCCTAGAGTTGGATCTTCGTGAGTATGGAAGTGAAGACCATCTCGTTCGAGACCTCTTTGCAAACGAAACAGTTACTGCTTGGAAAAAAGGGAATCACCACCTTTCAATCTTCTTGGACAGTCTCGATGAAGGGTTGCTCCACATCAAAGTTTTATCAAGCCTATTAGCCCGTGAACTGAACAAACTTGATAAACAACTCGTCTCCCGACTCCGCCTCCGTATCGCCTGCCGAACGTTCGACTGGTCACTGAACTTAAGCTTGGAGGAAAGTTTATGCGAACTATGGGGAAAGGATGCAGTTCAGGCGTATGAATTAGTATTCCTCCGACGAGAGGACGTCACTGAAGCTGCAAAAGTAAACGGCTTTGAGCCGAACGAATTTTTGAGTGCAATCGATCGAGCGGAAGCAGCTCCTTTAGCAATCAAACCAATCACCTTAAAATTCTTGCTCAATTTTTACCGCAAGAATCAAAGCTTTCCAAAAACTCGAACTGAGCTGTATCTCAACGGTTGTCGTCAGTTGTGTGAAGACCCCAAACCTGAGCTTCGGCAAATTCAACCCACATCCGCTGAGCGACGTTTAATCATTGCGGCTCGTATTGCAGCAGTCACTATTTTTGCTAACCGTTACGCAGTCTGGAACGATATCGATAATGGACATGTTCCTGATGAGGATATCCCTTTCCAAGGCTTAGCGAGAGGAAAAGAAAAAGCACAAGAAAACGAGTTTGAGGTCAATGAAAAAGTCATACGCGAGACATTAGGAACGGGACTCTTCTCCTCTCGCGGAGCGAACCGTCTTGGCTGGGCACATCAAACGTATGCAGAATTCCTCGCAGCATATTACCTGGTCCAGAGTGGGATGTCTCATTCACAGATGATGAGTCTCATTGTTCATCCCAGTGATCAGGAAGGAAAATTGATTCCGCAATTGCATGAGACTGCTGCATGGCTCGCATCCATGGTACCTGCCATATTTCAGCAGATCATGAAGACAGACCCAGAAGTGTTGCTTCGTAGTGATGTGGCGACGGCGGAAGTAAAAAACCGAGCAGCTTTGGTAGAAACTCTCTTGAAACTCTACGACGAGGAAAAGTCGTTAGATTTTGATTGGAGCAAATGGAAACGATATCGAAAGCTTTCACACCCAGATTTGGCGAACCAACTTCAACCCTATATTGGCGACAAGGAAAAAGGAGTGATCGTACAGCGAGTCGCCATTGATATAGCAGAGGCTTGTGAAGTTCAGGCTTTGCAAGAGGACCTGCTGACCGTAGCACTTGATCCTTCACAAGTGCTGCAAATTCGGATCGAAGCAGCAGGCGCAGTTAGTCGCATTGGGGATGAAGCGACAAAGGCGAAACTAAAACCATTCGCTGTAAATACTTCAGACGATGACCCAGACGACGAATTAAATAAAAACCCATTGGA carries:
- a CDS encoding HNH endonuclease; translated protein: MGQICYETPGGQTRVTARVPSRVTTLVKARAAGRCEYCHAPQIVIGQTFHIDHILPYSLDGQPVAENLCLACSHCNLAKGDRVKALDPLSRKQVPLYNPRTNIWEDHFRWSPNWTRLLGRTAIGRATVVALDMNAKILQMARPFWRVAGLLP